In one Elephas maximus indicus isolate mEleMax1 chromosome 9, mEleMax1 primary haplotype, whole genome shotgun sequence genomic region, the following are encoded:
- the AK1 gene encoding adenylate kinase isoenzyme 1 isoform X1 — protein MAEKLKTTKIIFVVGGPGSGKGTQCEKIVQKYGYTHLSTGDLLRAEVSSGSARGKMLSEIMEKGQLVPLETVLDMLRDAMVAKVDTSKGFLIDGYPREVQQGEEFERRIGQPTLLLYVDAGPETMTQRLLKRGETSGRVDDNEETIRKRLETYYKATEPVIAFYEKRGIVRKVNAEGSVDSVFSQVCTYLDALK, from the exons ATGGCAG AGAAGCTGAAGACAACCAAGATCATCTTTGTGGTGG GTGGACCTGGCTCAGGGAAGGGTACTCAGTGTGAGAAGATTGTCCAGAAGTATGGctacacccacctctccaccgggGACCTCCTGCGGGCTGAGGTCAGTTCAGGCTCGGCCAGGGGCAAGATGCTGTCAGAAATCATGGAGAAGGGGCAGCTGGTGCCATTG GAGACAGTGTTGGACATGCTCCGAGATGCCATGGTGGCCAAAGTAGATACTTCAAAAGGCTTCCTGATTGACGGCTACCCACGGGAGGTGCAGCAGGGAGAAGAGTTTGAGCGGCGG ATTGGACAGCCCACGCTGCTGCTGTATGTGGATGCAGGCCCCGAGACCATGACCCAGCGGCTTCTGAAGCGTGGAGAGACCAGCGGGCGTGTGGATGACAATGAGGAGACCATCAGGAAGCGGCTGGAGACCTACTATAAGGCCACAGAACCTGTCATTGCCTTCTATGAGAAACGTGGCATAGTGCGTAAG GTCAATGCTGAAGGCTCCGTGGACAGTGTCTTCTCCCAGGTCTGTACCTATCTGGATGCCCTGAAGTAG
- the AK1 gene encoding adenylate kinase isoenzyme 1 isoform X2 yields the protein MGACCSALGDLRSEEDNKAREKLKTTKIIFVVGGPGSGKGTQCEKIVQKYGYTHLSTGDLLRAEVSSGSARGKMLSEIMEKGQLVPLETVLDMLRDAMVAKVDTSKGFLIDGYPREVQQGEEFERRIGQPTLLLYVDAGPETMTQRLLKRGETSGRVDDNEETIRKRLETYYKATEPVIAFYEKRGIVRKVNAEGSVDSVFSQVCTYLDALK from the exons ATGGGGGCCTGCTGCTCAGCGCTAGGTGACCTCCGCAGTGAGGAAGACAACAAGGCCAGAG AGAAGCTGAAGACAACCAAGATCATCTTTGTGGTGG GTGGACCTGGCTCAGGGAAGGGTACTCAGTGTGAGAAGATTGTCCAGAAGTATGGctacacccacctctccaccgggGACCTCCTGCGGGCTGAGGTCAGTTCAGGCTCGGCCAGGGGCAAGATGCTGTCAGAAATCATGGAGAAGGGGCAGCTGGTGCCATTG GAGACAGTGTTGGACATGCTCCGAGATGCCATGGTGGCCAAAGTAGATACTTCAAAAGGCTTCCTGATTGACGGCTACCCACGGGAGGTGCAGCAGGGAGAAGAGTTTGAGCGGCGG ATTGGACAGCCCACGCTGCTGCTGTATGTGGATGCAGGCCCCGAGACCATGACCCAGCGGCTTCTGAAGCGTGGAGAGACCAGCGGGCGTGTGGATGACAATGAGGAGACCATCAGGAAGCGGCTGGAGACCTACTATAAGGCCACAGAACCTGTCATTGCCTTCTATGAGAAACGTGGCATAGTGCGTAAG GTCAATGCTGAAGGCTCCGTGGACAGTGTCTTCTCCCAGGTCTGTACCTATCTGGATGCCCTGAAGTAG